From one Pueribacillus theae genomic stretch:
- a CDS encoding glycosyltransferase family 4 protein: MNILFVYYVPSGGVETLNRQRSIALKKYNINAHFLYYEKKRNLINDHNASTFITNDNTKIKKILEDGNYQAVIIVSDFKALPRFRKLGYQGKMIIEIQGYGPKDVARKVFKNAKPFVEKYADGLLNPNTPHIIQLFDELYPSIPKFSFNNCFDTSHFSYRALQKESVPIIAWIGRIEDNKNWREFLHIGYQLINQYNSNIKLCMFEDPSLSHPQERVEFRKLIKQLNLERSITIRQNVPHSEMANHFSIIGDSGGFLCSTSKVEGAPYSLLEAMSCKCPVLTTDSDGVRSSIIHNQTGKYYTLGNVGEAVKEAKELMSNHQLRENIRRNAFEHVKSHFNPDLYCRNFIKMLTTLGIKYKP, translated from the coding sequence ATGAATATACTTTTTGTTTATTACGTACCAAGTGGTGGTGTTGAGACATTAAACCGGCAAAGGAGTATTGCACTTAAAAAATATAACATTAATGCTCATTTCCTTTATTATGAAAAAAAGAGAAATTTAATTAATGATCACAACGCTTCAACGTTTATAACAAATGATAACACTAAAATAAAAAAAATCTTAGAGGATGGAAATTATCAAGCTGTCATCATTGTTTCGGATTTCAAAGCATTGCCCCGATTTAGGAAGTTGGGTTACCAAGGAAAGATGATCATTGAAATTCAGGGATATGGGCCGAAAGATGTAGCAAGGAAAGTATTTAAGAATGCCAAACCATTTGTTGAAAAGTATGCTGATGGACTACTAAATCCAAATACCCCTCACATTATACAATTATTCGATGAACTATATCCTTCAATTCCAAAGTTTAGTTTCAATAATTGTTTTGATACTAGTCATTTTTCTTACAGAGCATTACAAAAAGAAAGTGTTCCAATCATTGCCTGGATTGGCCGAATTGAAGATAACAAGAACTGGAGAGAATTTCTGCATATCGGTTATCAACTGATCAACCAATACAATTCCAATATAAAGTTATGTATGTTTGAAGACCCCAGTTTAAGTCATCCTCAAGAAAGAGTTGAGTTCAGGAAATTAATAAAACAACTAAATTTGGAAAGGAGCATAACTATCCGCCAAAATGTCCCTCATTCTGAAATGGCTAATCATTTCTCCATCATCGGCGATTCGGGTGGATTCCTATGTTCCACATCTAAGGTAGAAGGAGCCCCTTACTCCCTTCTTGAAGCGATGAGTTGCAAATGCCCCGTGTTGACGACAGATTCTGACGGTGTAAGAAGTTCCATTATTCATAATCAAACCGGGAAATATTACACATTAGGCAATGTAGGTGAAGCAGTCAAAGAAGCAAAAGAATTAATGTCGAATCATCAACTAAGAGAAAATATCCGTCGAAATGCCTTTGAACATGTGAAATCCCACTTTAATCCAGACTTGTATTGCCGTAACTTTATTAAAATGCTTACAACTTTGGGAATAAAATATAAACCATAA
- a CDS encoding glycosyltransferase, producing MEFPKVSIIIPFYNCQYVQQAIKSALNQTYVNKEVIVVNDGSTKYTEKIKPFLNRIKYVEKPNGGTASALNAGIKVATGDYFSWLSSDDRFMNNKTQIQMDFMQKHQAKISYTNYHVINDQSKIIRKNLGKIIVDKKEFYRYLKNKCHINGCTVIIRMELFDKVGLFDEKLKFTQDYEMWLRVLQHEDFHFLNQPLLLSRYHTDMGTLKFQEALQVEKQMVSKKYEAMLNQKIERLS from the coding sequence GTGGAATTTCCGAAAGTGTCGATTATCATCCCTTTTTACAATTGCCAATATGTTCAGCAAGCGATTAAAAGTGCTTTAAACCAAACCTATGTAAATAAAGAGGTAATTGTTGTTAATGATGGCTCCACAAAATATACAGAAAAAATAAAACCTTTTTTAAACCGAATTAAATATGTTGAAAAACCAAATGGTGGTACGGCAAGCGCTTTAAATGCTGGTATTAAGGTTGCGACTGGAGATTATTTTTCGTGGTTGAGTTCAGATGATCGATTTATGAACAATAAAACCCAAATCCAAATGGACTTTATGCAAAAACACCAAGCGAAAATCTCCTATACGAACTACCATGTTATTAATGACCAATCAAAAATCATCAGAAAAAATTTAGGTAAGATCATTGTTGATAAAAAAGAATTTTACCGTTATTTGAAGAACAAATGCCATATTAATGGTTGTACAGTAATCATAAGAATGGAGTTGTTTGATAAGGTTGGTTTATTTGATGAGAAACTAAAATTTACACAGGATTATGAGATGTGGTTACGTGTTTTACAGCATGAAGACTTCCATTTCTTGAATCAGCCATTACTTCTATCTCGCTATCATACTGACATGGGTACGCTTAAATTTCAAGAAGCGCTTCAAGTTGAAAAACAGATGGTAAGTAAAAAATATGAAGCCATGTTAAATCAAAAAATTGAGCGCTTAAGTTAA
- a CDS encoding glycosyltransferase family 4 protein: MKILLASYYPLPSLGGIWTFVSQLKNQLESCGHTVDIFSLNSESGNYRIIGEQEMDRRQLQLNQRKRPRKQVIPFKQQKDGNSLMLNVEANCYYMELSALNYSLEQYDIIHAQDVIAANVISKIKPKSIPLVLSAHGYLSGAIFYHLKNQYRNFNDNQIKNLSEYKYHNSLEKEGYRSSDLIHTQSKWMFNKLINEFSVSPQKLRTFPYAIDIKQLLNKTEAKSAISKPKDKKVILYSGRLVYLKGIHHLIDALGQLKKHRNDWVCWILGEGDLKKELQLQCQRLGIANQVEFLGTKNNVLDYLKQADLFVLPSLQDTQPHSVMEAQVAGVPVIVSNAAGLPEMVTNGETGFIASVGDSQQLFREMNYLLNNDPIRERLASRAKEWGENHWSLTKLANNTLEMYKQAKNIL, from the coding sequence ATGAAAATCTTACTTGCGTCATATTACCCACTACCTTCATTGGGAGGTATATGGACGTTTGTTTCACAATTAAAAAACCAACTTGAAAGCTGTGGACATACAGTCGATATTTTCAGTCTTAATTCAGAAAGCGGGAACTATCGTATTATCGGAGAACAAGAAATGGACAGAAGACAACTTCAACTTAACCAGAGAAAACGACCTAGAAAACAAGTTATTCCTTTTAAACAACAAAAAGATGGTAATTCATTGATGTTAAATGTTGAGGCAAATTGTTATTATATGGAATTATCGGCTTTAAATTATAGTTTGGAACAATATGATATCATACACGCACAAGACGTTATTGCTGCAAATGTAATAAGCAAAATAAAACCGAAATCAATTCCTTTAGTATTAAGTGCCCATGGTTATTTATCAGGGGCAATATTCTACCATCTAAAAAATCAGTATCGGAACTTTAATGATAACCAAATTAAAAATTTATCTGAATACAAGTATCACAATTCCTTAGAAAAGGAAGGATATCGCTCTAGTGATCTGATTCATACCCAGTCGAAATGGATGTTTAATAAGCTCATTAACGAATTTTCTGTTTCACCTCAAAAACTGAGAACTTTTCCTTACGCTATCGACATAAAACAGCTTTTAAATAAAACCGAAGCAAAATCCGCTATTTCAAAGCCTAAAGATAAAAAGGTTATCCTTTATTCTGGCCGGCTTGTATATTTAAAAGGCATCCATCATCTGATAGATGCGCTTGGACAATTAAAGAAACACAGAAATGATTGGGTATGTTGGATTCTCGGTGAAGGGGATTTAAAAAAAGAACTTCAACTCCAATGCCAAAGATTAGGTATTGCAAATCAGGTTGAATTTTTAGGAACGAAGAATAATGTATTGGATTATCTTAAACAAGCTGATCTATTTGTACTTCCAAGTTTGCAAGATACACAGCCCCATTCGGTGATGGAAGCTCAAGTAGCTGGTGTTCCTGTCATCGTGAGCAATGCAGCCGGGTTACCAGAGATGGTTACTAACGGCGAAACAGGGTTTATTGCATCTGTAGGAGATAGTCAACAATTATTTAGAGAAATGAATTATCTTCTTAATAATGATCCGATTAGAGAACGATTGGCAAGCCGTGCAAAAGAATGGGGAGAAAATCATTGGTCATTAACTAAATTGGCTAACAATACGCTTGAAATGTATAAGCAAGCAAAAAATATTCTTTAA
- a CDS encoding glycosyltransferase, with protein MDKVSIIIPFYNCEYVDQAIESALNQTYSNIEVIVVNDGSTKFTEKIEPYKEKIKLIEKPNGGTASALNTGIQNATGEYIAWLSSDDIFYPNKTADQLAFMHNRNADISYGGFVLINGEGKITRPFMPSTGVSKRLVFLKVMKRQCLINGCTVMAKKEVFNRCGLFDESLFYVQDYDMWLRIVQHYHFHFLNKPIIQYRIHPNMGTIQHKKELLMEETQIRKKYRNTLKQMIDLEKKRSLFPQKGE; from the coding sequence ATGGATAAAGTATCGATTATTATCCCTTTTTATAATTGTGAGTATGTTGATCAAGCGATTGAAAGTGCATTAAATCAAACCTATTCGAATATTGAAGTGATTGTTGTTAACGACGGGTCTACGAAATTTACCGAAAAAATTGAACCTTATAAAGAAAAAATTAAACTGATCGAAAAACCAAATGGTGGTACAGCTTCAGCGCTAAATACCGGCATACAAAACGCAACAGGCGAATATATTGCATGGTTGAGCTCCGATGATATATTTTATCCGAATAAAACGGCTGATCAACTAGCTTTTATGCACAATCGAAATGCTGACATTAGCTATGGTGGTTTTGTGTTAATTAATGGGGAAGGGAAAATAACAAGACCTTTTATGCCAAGTACGGGAGTTTCTAAGCGGTTGGTTTTTCTTAAAGTAATGAAACGGCAATGTCTTATTAATGGATGTACAGTCATGGCCAAAAAAGAAGTGTTCAACCGTTGCGGTTTGTTTGATGAATCGCTATTTTATGTTCAGGATTATGATATGTGGCTACGAATTGTACAACATTATCATTTTCACTTTCTTAATAAGCCGATTATTCAATATCGAATTCATCCCAATATGGGGACAATCCAGCATAAGAAAGAATTGTTAATGGAAGAAACGCAAATCCGTAAAAAATACCGAAATACTTTGAAGCAAATGATTGATCTAGAAAAAAAGCGAAGCTTATTTCCCCAAAAGGGGGAATAA
- a CDS encoding NAD-dependent epimerase/dehydratase family protein, whose product MENKKILITGATGFTGVHAVQYFKEKGYKVVGTSRKNANDQMLKVDLTRREEVFHIMEFVKPDYVLHLAGQNAVNTSWGDPLATFDVNLLAALHVLEAIRIHQPKAKTVVVGSALEDVLKEDHPASHPYGLSKTFQSWVARKWAELFGLHIVTVKPTNLIGPGFSNGVCALFAEKIANMEKRNQSATVTITNPDIKRDFLDVRDAVKGYDVVLQKGNSGECYEMGTGEFVSIKTIVKHYQEMAYLPFLVNIQHQSAQLTVPALNNEKLFKIGWKPTISLRKSLLDTLNFYRQNS is encoded by the coding sequence GTGGAGAATAAAAAAATTCTTATAACAGGTGCAACCGGTTTTACTGGCGTACATGCCGTTCAATATTTTAAAGAAAAAGGATATAAAGTAGTTGGTACATCAAGAAAAAATGCAAATGATCAAATGTTAAAAGTGGATTTAACAAGAAGAGAAGAAGTGTTTCATATCATGGAATTTGTAAAGCCAGATTATGTACTGCATTTAGCTGGACAAAACGCTGTTAACACATCATGGGGAGATCCATTAGCTACATTTGATGTGAACCTTCTAGCTGCCTTACATGTGCTTGAAGCCATAAGGATTCATCAGCCTAAAGCAAAAACAGTGGTTGTCGGATCAGCACTTGAAGATGTATTGAAAGAAGATCATCCTGCGTCTCATCCGTATGGATTAAGTAAAACATTTCAAAGTTGGGTGGCGAGAAAATGGGCTGAATTGTTTGGATTGCATATTGTCACAGTAAAGCCAACAAATTTAATTGGTCCAGGTTTTTCTAATGGTGTATGCGCGCTATTTGCAGAAAAAATTGCAAACATGGAAAAAAGAAATCAATCCGCAACCGTTACAATAACTAATCCAGATATAAAAAGAGATTTTCTTGATGTTCGCGATGCTGTGAAAGGGTATGACGTTGTATTACAGAAAGGAAATAGTGGAGAATGTTACGAAATGGGTACTGGAGAATTTGTATCTATAAAGACAATCGTAAAACATTATCAAGAAATGGCTTATTTACCTTTTCTGGTAAATATTCAACATCAGTCTGCCCAATTGACAGTCCCTGCTTTAAATAACGAGAAGCTTTTTAAAATTGGTTGGAAGCCAACAATATCCTTAAGAAAATCATTGTTGGATACTTTAAATTTTTACAGACAAAACAGTTGA
- a CDS encoding dTDP-4-dehydrorhamnose reductase family protein, whose translation MIVFLFGSQGMAGHMIANYLKRKTDLFVYTSSRYESDSNHYQLDVLDNEKVRKTLNQVKPDIIINCTGILNQYAENDPKLAFLVNGLFPHRLVEWADKNDAKVIQISTDCVFLGVSGNYSENDKPDGQSVYAKSKILGELTDTNHLTIRTSIIGPELKENGIGLFHWFMKQQGQILGYKNVLWNGVTTLELAKAIHSLIEQQTAGLYHLTAPTTISKYTLLKKIQTIFHKNDVTILPSETPVLNRTLINTRTDFSYEVSDYDKMLLQLKEWMGSGGE comes from the coding sequence ATGATAGTGTTTTTATTTGGTAGTCAAGGAATGGCAGGACATATGATTGCCAATTATTTAAAAAGAAAGACTGATTTATTCGTTTATACAAGTTCGAGATATGAGTCGGATTCGAACCATTATCAACTAGATGTTTTAGATAATGAAAAAGTCAGAAAAACCCTTAATCAGGTGAAACCAGATATCATTATTAATTGCACGGGTATTTTAAACCAATATGCAGAAAACGATCCAAAATTAGCCTTCCTTGTAAACGGACTATTTCCACATCGACTTGTTGAATGGGCTGATAAGAATGACGCAAAAGTCATTCAAATTAGTACCGATTGTGTCTTTTTAGGAGTAAGCGGAAATTATAGTGAAAATGATAAACCTGATGGCCAATCGGTTTATGCGAAAAGCAAAATACTAGGAGAATTGACCGACACGAATCATTTAACCATTCGCACATCGATCATCGGCCCAGAGTTAAAAGAAAATGGAATCGGATTGTTTCATTGGTTTATGAAGCAACAAGGACAAATTTTAGGATATAAAAATGTTCTTTGGAATGGTGTAACTACGCTGGAACTAGCTAAAGCTATCCATTCCTTGATTGAACAGCAAACTGCTGGACTTTATCACTTAACTGCCCCAACAACCATTTCAAAATATACTCTATTAAAAAAAATCCAAACCATCTTTCATAAAAATGATGTAACGATCTTGCCTTCTGAAACACCTGTTTTAAACCGCACATTGATAAACACCCGAACGGATTTTAGTTATGAGGTATCTGATTACGATAAGATGCTTTTGCAGTTAAAAGAATGGATGGGTAGCGGTGGAGAATAA
- a CDS encoding polysaccharide biosynthesis protein codes for MFENKIILVTGGTGSWGYELVKQLLKKNPKEIRIFSRNENNQVTMKRTFESDPRLTFIIGDVKEQNSVFKACENVDIIFHLAALKHVTVCEEQPYEALKTNVHGTQNVIDGAIANQVKKVIYVSTDKAANPSNFYGFTKSIGEKLAIHANILGANTKFVCIRAGNVLGSNGSVIHIFKKQIKEREKITITHKEMTRFFLNLEDAISLLFKAAEDSKGGEIFVMKMPACHIVDLAEVLAENHNVKEIEMEELGIRPGEKLHEILFSEYESQNTVTYDSNYYVILPFIHIKGLNDHYRKYEQANLTSYKSSDYLMSKEEIKEMLKKGKFIP; via the coding sequence TTGTTTGAAAATAAAATCATTTTAGTAACAGGGGGAACCGGTTCTTGGGGATATGAATTAGTCAAGCAACTACTAAAGAAAAATCCAAAAGAAATTCGTATCTTTTCAAGAAACGAAAATAATCAAGTCACAATGAAACGAACATTCGAATCAGATCCCCGTTTAACATTTATCATTGGTGATGTAAAAGAACAAAATTCTGTTTTCAAAGCTTGCGAAAATGTTGATATTATTTTTCATTTAGCGGCATTAAAGCATGTAACCGTATGTGAAGAACAACCATATGAAGCGCTAAAAACGAATGTACATGGTACACAAAATGTGATTGATGGTGCGATTGCAAACCAAGTGAAAAAAGTTATCTATGTATCAACGGATAAAGCAGCAAATCCGTCTAATTTCTATGGGTTTACAAAGTCAATCGGAGAAAAATTGGCAATCCATGCAAATATTTTGGGTGCAAATACAAAATTTGTTTGTATACGTGCTGGAAATGTGCTTGGCTCGAATGGAAGCGTCATCCACATCTTTAAGAAGCAAATAAAAGAACGGGAAAAAATTACGATCACTCACAAGGAGATGACCCGTTTCTTTTTAAATCTTGAAGATGCCATCTCTCTTTTATTTAAAGCTGCTGAAGATAGCAAGGGAGGCGAAATATTTGTTATGAAAATGCCTGCATGTCATATCGTAGACCTTGCGGAAGTATTGGCAGAAAACCATAACGTAAAAGAGATTGAAATGGAAGAATTAGGAATAAGGCCAGGAGAGAAGCTGCATGAAATTCTTTTTTCGGAATATGAAAGTCAAAATACTGTCACCTATGATTCTAACTATTATGTCATATTGCCCTTTATTCATATAAAAGGATTGAACGACCATTATCGGAAATATGAACAAGCGAACTTGACTAGCTATAAGTCAAGTGATTACTTGATGTCCAAAGAAGAAATCAAAGAAATGCTTAAAAAAGGGAAGTTCATTCCATGA
- the wecB gene encoding non-hydrolyzing UDP-N-acetylglucosamine 2-epimerase produces MNIVTVLGTRPEIIRLSLIIKKLDQLADKHILVHTGQNFTPSLSNIFFEQLKLRKPNYVLSKKKQVSLGEQLSTMFSGLEKVFHKEKPDKVLVLGDTNSGLGAILAERMGIPVFHMEAGNRCFDLNVPEEVNRKVIDAVSSINLPYTQNSKENLLREGIPKNRIYVTGNPIYEVLNHYSDQIKNNTILEDLHLVSKDYILVTTHRAENVDNRKRLVGIMNGLNKVADTYKKRIICSLHPRTASKLDQSIPDNLSPFIEFHEPFGFFDFVQLEKNASLVLTDSGTVQEECCIFQVPAVTIRTTTERPETIECGSNILSGIQSDQIFNAVNVMINRQTGWTCPEGYTDPDVSDKVLKLLLGGIGVV; encoded by the coding sequence ATGAACATTGTAACGGTCCTCGGAACAAGACCTGAAATCATTCGTTTGAGTTTAATTATAAAGAAATTGGATCAGTTGGCTGATAAACATATTTTGGTGCATACCGGACAAAACTTCACTCCTTCTTTAAGCAATATCTTTTTTGAACAACTGAAATTGCGAAAACCAAATTATGTGTTGTCGAAAAAAAAACAGGTGTCATTGGGAGAACAGCTTTCCACCATGTTTAGTGGTCTTGAGAAGGTCTTCCATAAAGAAAAACCAGACAAAGTTTTAGTTTTGGGAGATACAAATAGTGGATTGGGAGCTATTTTGGCAGAAAGAATGGGAATTCCTGTCTTTCATATGGAAGCCGGAAATCGTTGTTTTGACCTGAATGTCCCGGAAGAAGTGAATCGAAAGGTCATTGATGCCGTTTCTTCTATCAATCTTCCATATACGCAAAATAGTAAAGAAAACCTTCTACGCGAAGGGATTCCTAAGAATAGAATCTATGTAACTGGAAATCCGATCTACGAAGTGTTGAATCATTATTCTGACCAAATCAAAAATAATACGATTTTAGAAGATCTTCACCTTGTATCGAAAGACTATATCCTTGTCACGACACATCGCGCTGAAAATGTTGATAATCGGAAGCGCTTAGTTGGGATTATGAATGGGTTAAACAAGGTGGCGGACACTTACAAAAAACGTATTATTTGCAGTCTTCACCCTCGCACCGCATCAAAATTAGACCAGTCCATTCCTGATAACCTTTCTCCTTTCATTGAATTTCATGAGCCATTTGGCTTTTTTGATTTTGTACAACTTGAAAAGAATGCCTCACTCGTTTTAACAGACAGCGGGACCGTACAGGAGGAGTGCTGTATTTTTCAAGTGCCGGCTGTCACGATTCGAACGACAACAGAGCGGCCGGAAACGATTGAATGTGGAAGTAATATACTTTCTGGAATCCAATCGGATCAAATATTTAATGCCGTCAATGTGATGATAAATAGGCAGACCGGCTGGACTTGTCCAGAAGGGTATACAGATCCAGATGTATCCGACAAAGTTTTGAAATTATTGTTAGGAGGAATTGGTGTTGTTTGA
- the cls gene encoding cardiolipin synthase, with amino-acid sequence MKNHLQILLILLVIILISIFSKNLLGQTIPNITNILISVCALFIAILIFLENRHPSTTITWLIVLILFPIVGFAFYFLIGRNYRKKRMFKQKAIQDEQTFTEIQETKILNEKMLSKMGDDHQLLFQLAHNLAKSPISFQSETEVLTDGEQTFAKILEYLHLAESYIHLEYYIVRNDQIGTLIKNTLIEKAKKGVEVRFLYDAVGSWRLSSKYIEELRRAGVKMTPFFPVVFPFFNNKINFRNHRKIIVIDGKYGFMGGLNIGDEYLGKDNYFGYWRDTHLFVRGEIVRSLQLIFIKDWYYMTNEKLLSEKYTTAEMLNTLKLSGVQMVAGGPDNEWEVIKNLFFSMIMAARKSIWITSPYFIPDEDILSALKIASLSGIDVRLLVPSSPDKKIVFYASRSYYPELMEAGVRIFEYQKGFLHSKVMIVDGELASIGTSNMDMRSFHLNFEVNAFLYRTRSTERLVSDFLNDMNESKEIHLDDFKSRSLVERVIESMSRLLSPLL; translated from the coding sequence ATGAAAAATCATTTGCAAATATTATTGATTTTACTTGTGATTATCCTCATTTCTATTTTTTCGAAAAACTTACTTGGACAAACAATCCCAAACATTACAAACATCCTTATAAGTGTTTGCGCACTTTTTATCGCCATTTTAATTTTTTTGGAAAATCGCCATCCATCCACTACAATCACTTGGCTCATCGTATTAATTTTATTTCCGATAGTTGGCTTTGCCTTTTACTTTTTAATCGGTCGAAATTATCGCAAAAAACGCATGTTTAAACAAAAAGCAATCCAAGATGAGCAAACGTTTACTGAGATACAAGAGACAAAAATATTGAACGAAAAAATGCTTTCAAAAATGGGAGACGATCACCAGCTTTTGTTTCAGCTTGCACACAATTTGGCGAAATCACCCATCTCTTTTCAAAGTGAAACTGAAGTACTGACAGATGGGGAACAGACATTTGCCAAAATTTTGGAATACCTTCATCTTGCTGAAAGTTATATCCACCTTGAATATTACATCGTCAGAAATGATCAAATCGGAACTTTAATTAAAAATACATTAATTGAAAAAGCGAAAAAAGGAGTAGAGGTTCGCTTTTTATATGATGCGGTAGGAAGCTGGAGACTTTCGAGCAAATACATCGAAGAACTTCGGCGTGCAGGTGTAAAAATGACCCCATTCTTTCCTGTGGTATTCCCTTTCTTTAACAACAAAATTAACTTTAGAAACCACCGTAAAATCATCGTCATCGACGGAAAGTACGGGTTTATGGGAGGATTGAATATTGGGGACGAATATTTAGGAAAGGATAATTATTTCGGATATTGGCGTGATACACACCTTTTCGTTAGAGGAGAGATTGTACGAAGCTTGCAGCTTATCTTTATTAAAGATTGGTACTATATGACAAATGAGAAATTGTTATCAGAAAAATATACCACTGCAGAAATGTTAAATACATTAAAATTAAGCGGCGTGCAAATGGTGGCGGGCGGCCCTGACAATGAATGGGAAGTCATCAAAAATCTTTTTTTCTCGATGATTATGGCTGCGAGAAAATCCATTTGGATTACATCACCATATTTTATTCCTGATGAGGATATATTAAGCGCGCTTAAAATTGCTTCATTATCAGGGATTGATGTAAGATTGCTTGTTCCATCAAGTCCAGATAAAAAAATTGTTTTTTACGCTTCCAGGTCGTACTATCCCGAATTAATGGAAGCCGGAGTTCGAATTTTCGAATACCAAAAGGGATTTTTGCATAGTAAAGTGATGATTGTTGATGGGGAGCTAGCTTCAATCGGGACATCAAATATGGACATGCGCAGCTTTCACTTAAATTTTGAAGTGAATGCCTTTTTGTATCGGACGAGAAGTACAGAAAGGCTTGTCTCAGATTTTTTAAATGATATGAATGAATCAAAAGAAATTCATCTTGATGACTTTAAATCCCGTTCATTAGTGGAAAGAGTCATCGAATCAATGTCTAGACTATTATCCCCACTTCTTTAA
- a CDS encoding IS110 family RNA-guided transposase: MKDTIKYVGLDVSKEKIAVAVADEGRGIPRYVGMIPHTVEAIKNLVKQLGDPQQLRICYEAGPTGYGLYRLLSSLGIECDVIAPSLIPQKPGQRIKTDRRDAIRLAQLYRAGELTPVYVPAEEDEALRDLVRAREDVKEDELRAKHRLTKFLLRHDIRPPKGVKKWTRKYYDWLNTLKFEHSTSRIVYEEYMHQLTEIEQRLKRLEEEIERQATEGVHAPMIQALQTLRGVAIITATSLVAEIGSFKRFASPQQLMAYAGLVPSEYSSGEVRHQGKITKTGNRHVRRLLVESAWSYRYQPAVKGELKRRQKGHPPTILSISWKAQTRLHKKYFRLLSRGKVAGKAITAIARELAGFIWAITQEIEKKTKYQAI; the protein is encoded by the coding sequence ATGAAGGATACCATAAAATACGTAGGTTTAGACGTGTCAAAAGAAAAAATTGCAGTAGCTGTTGCAGATGAAGGGCGTGGTATTCCAAGATATGTAGGCATGATCCCCCATACTGTTGAGGCAATTAAGAACCTAGTAAAACAATTAGGTGATCCACAACAACTTCGCATATGTTATGAAGCAGGCCCAACAGGATATGGATTATACCGATTACTATCGAGTCTAGGCATAGAATGTGATGTCATTGCACCATCCCTCATTCCACAGAAACCAGGTCAACGTATAAAAACCGATCGAAGGGATGCCATTCGCCTCGCACAACTATACCGGGCTGGAGAGTTAACCCCTGTGTATGTACCTGCAGAAGAAGATGAAGCACTTAGAGATTTAGTTCGTGCCCGCGAAGATGTGAAAGAAGATGAATTACGTGCGAAACATCGTTTAACAAAGTTTCTCTTACGGCATGATATCCGACCGCCTAAAGGTGTTAAAAAGTGGACAAGAAAATATTATGATTGGTTAAATACGCTGAAGTTTGAACATTCAACATCAAGAATCGTGTATGAAGAATATATGCACCAATTAACTGAGATAGAGCAGCGATTAAAGCGACTAGAAGAAGAGATCGAACGACAGGCAACGGAAGGTGTACACGCTCCAATGATTCAAGCTCTTCAAACATTACGAGGTGTAGCCATCATAACAGCAACCAGTTTAGTAGCAGAAATTGGGTCGTTTAAACGATTTGCCTCTCCACAGCAACTGATGGCCTACGCAGGACTTGTGCCAAGCGAGTATTCAAGTGGTGAAGTAAGACATCAAGGTAAGATAACCAAAACCGGAAATCGTCATGTACGTAGACTGCTGGTAGAGTCTGCTTGGAGTTATCGATACCAGCCCGCAGTTAAAGGAGAGCTGAAAAGAAGGCAAAAAGGACACCCGCCAACAATACTAAGCATATCATGGAAGGCTCAAACGCGATTGCACAAAAAATATTTTCGTTTACTATCCCGCGGAAAAGTTGCTGGAAAAGCTATTACTGCCATTGCAAGGGAGTTAGCAGGTTTTATTTGGGCAATTACACAAGAAATTGAGAAAAAAACGAAGTATCAAGCAATATAA